The Amblyomma americanum isolate KBUSLIRL-KWMA chromosome 2, ASM5285725v1, whole genome shotgun sequence genome contains the following window.
GTTACGTTTTGAATTGGATTTTTTCTTGTGCTTCTGTATTCATTTCTGCAATGTATCAGAAAGAAACATCAGTTTTGTAAATAAATATAGAAGTCAGAATTCTGTATATCTGGAAACAAAGATAGAGCAGAGTTAGCTCAAAGTGATAACAGCTAACACTACTGCACGTGGCAATGCTCTACTGGGATGCCCAAGACACCACTCAGTCTGTTATTACTTTGAGCTAACGTTGTGGAAAGTGTGTTTTGTTACACCGTTGTGGGCGCTGATGGTGTCGACCGAAGCGTCTAACCAGAGTAAAAACTTCTGCATAGATTGGAGCTCAATATATTGAAGGTACCGATAGTCTCCCTCGCGATGCCCTAGACGTTCGGTGTATGGTGAAAGTCCCGCAAGGCGTTGAGCACGTCATAAAGCAAGTTGTCACGAGCAATTTTCAGTCCTCGTAAGGCAGATCACAACGCGAGCATTAATTAACCTTATTTATTACAGCCAAACAAGGCTATTTGGTACGCGATCAGAGCAGCATCAACCCACGTCGAGGCGCCGTTGGACGATATCGCAGTTTAACGCCATGGCTTGAGTGCACATCTTGGGCCTGCGCGTTGCGGTAGCATTCATTTGTACATTGTATAAATCGTGATCTACTGTCTGAATCATGCCTTAAccatctcgtttttttttacttctcgtCCCTGCAAGGTTAACAACGCCATCCGTCAGCTGCTCTTTCGTATGTGATCAGCGCATGGCAAAAtaagggaacaaaaaaaaaacaggggcgaATGCTGTCAGAAGAGTTCCTTTTAGTATATATGAGACGCTTCTTAAAAACGCCGATTGCTGCAGTACTCTCACCTTTCGGTGGCTCTTTTTTAATGACGATAGTTGAAGATAAGCTTGACATTTGGACGACGACATCCGAAGATCCCCCATCCACCACTATAATTTCGCCTGGAAAAGGAATACTTTTATCGCGAAACAACTATGGAAGGACGAGGAAAGAATACAAGACACGAAAGAGCGCCCTCTCAACTTTTATTAGCAGAATAAACTAATTTTATACACCGATTTTATGTACAGAAACTGCACACATGCCAGAGCCTGCGTACAGGCGCAATACCAGAGAGGCTGTAGATCACGCATCCTCGTCAGATAAGCCCATCTAAAAACTTGTGCTCGTTAGAGTACAGCTTCACCGAAGGGCTACTGACACAACCAGAGCCCTTCTTCCTGATGTGGAATGCCTCAGTCAACACCCGCGTTGACTTGTCATTGCCTCTTCCGATTACTCGTGTATGGTTTAGTAACGGCGCGCATGTCCCGGGCTGATCACAAGGCCTACAATGAACAACCAAGTCCGTTCCGGTCCCCTGCTCAAGGCATCTTTCATGTACTCGTCCTTTCTTAGTTGTTTCGCGCTAAAAGTACTCTTTTTTCACGATGAACTAACTCGCCCAACCGAACGTTTTATAGTTTCGCCTAAAACAATGCGATAAAAACTATTATGTCATGTTgtatggcacataagcaactgAGACTATTTTGCGCCAAGCTCAGGGTTAAAGTGTTGATTTTTGCAGTGAATAACAGAGTAGAGTTTTTCAAGTTTACAGTTTGTTTAGGATGTTTGCTTCCTTTAAAAACTTAAGAGCACATCAACAAGCGAATTTTCGCCTGAGAAGACCACTGGGTGAGAACGATTGTGTTCGTAGTAAAATAGATTAAAGTTTTTCTTAGTGTTCCGAGTTTTGTACTTGAAAATAAAAAGTGGTTTGCGTGTATATATTTCAAATAAAATATTGTTTTGTTCTCTCTGTAAAGAATTATGTATAACTTGAGCGTATCCGATGAGACGTCATAATGTTACTTCGTAAATCGTTCCTGTTGcttgcatgacttccattctccCAGGGCGTCCTTTACAAAATGcagttttttatttaattttcccAAGTATTCTGCTACTTATCTTTCAATTAACTCTATAATAACACCATGTAGATTTTAGGGAATGTGCTCACTTCCTTGATTTAGCTACTGCGAGCTCGTGCACCACGTGCCTGCTCTCTCAATTACGCGTATCCATAAATGACCCGGGAACCAGAAGAATCTATGTTCTTATGTTGCGACTTTTTCTATATTGTGTACGATGCATCCTGTCAAAGGTTCAACCGCATTTCTGGAATGTAACGCTGTGAGAGGGCAAGTAAATCAGGATAAATTTTCCTGTTTTTGATGCTATGATTCATTATTTTGCTTATAACTACGCACACTGCATAAGATTCGGCTATAAAAATAGATGCACTTTTCGGCAGCCTTTATTTTTCCTCAATTATCTGCTATTACACAACTAATTTGCTCTTTTTGTGCCACAATATAAAATCTTGTGTAGTTCCCGTATTCCTCTTGTAGTGCGAGATGTTCACGTAACACGCGTTAATGTGTGTTTTTTTGTGAAAGTGTGTTAGTGTGAAATCACACACAACAGGAAGGATGTAGCATGGTGGCAGTGGATTGTGTACAAGGTCAAAAACGCCTTTCACTAAGAGTACACTCCGTCTGCTGCTCTTTCATTTGAGGACAAAACATCGAAAATCGGTGAACGAAAAAAGGGCAAACACTGGTAGAAGGATTCCTCTTTGTGAATGTGAGACATTTCTTCTAAACACCAGTTTTTGTTGTACTCTCACCTTTAGGCGGCTCTTTCTTGATGACGATAGTTGATGATGAGCTCGACGATGGAACGATGACATTTCCGGAATCCGAAGATCCCCCATCAAGCACTATAGTCTCGCCTAAAACAATGCGATAAGAAAGCGTAAGAAACAATATTGTGGATATGCATTGAAAGAGTGCATTGCTTTCCTAATGAATGGGAAGCACTGACACTCTGCAGCGCGAAGTTAATCTGTCAGTTATTCCTGAGAATTAAGGCATATAATGCATTGAAAGGTATTCTGTAGACGTGGCCAAGATGTGTACCCGTCAATCGTATTCCACTTCGTATGCTACGCAGCATGTCAATTAATATATGCGGAAAGCTCACTTTTTCAAATGGAAAAGTTCAAAGAATGAGCATGAGAAGCAAATGTTTTCTTCTGGCACATCTGAAAGAAGTGTTACTTTCCACAGTGGTTTTGTCGAACCAATTAGTTGTGTGATGATGCCACCTTCATTAGTGCTGAACGTGGCTTTACACAAGCAAATAAGACTAGTCGTAGTGACGTCAGAGAAATGTAATAGAGTTTTTGGGTAGAAACTGACACAAGGTGGAACATATAACCGCAACAATCAAATGCACAATTACATCAGACGAATGTAATAGAGTTTTTGGGTAGAAACTGATACAAGGTGGCACATATAAACGCAACAATCAAATGCACAATTACATTACATAACAATTTGTGCCGTTCTGAAGAATTTAAATGCAAAAGTAATAGAGATTTCAGAATCTAGAAGAGTGCAGAGCTTGGGAAACACTATGAGCTTGTACCAGCGCCAGATCTTCACTACGGAGCACGCGAAGAAGACTAAAATACAAAATCCGCGTGGCACCAAAGCTCGCGCCCTAGAACAGCTCGGCAAGTTTAGGTATCAGCAAACATCAGGTCAGCTATTCATGTTTTTGTGCTTCAAGATTCCCACCACAGACCTCTGCAGCTGCATTACCTAGGGCCCTCTGGCGTCATGGAGCACCGTACAGCAC
Protein-coding sequences here:
- the LOC144118938 gene encoding uncharacterized protein LOC144118938 isoform X3; the protein is MLNCRRSLILLLLLALFSVALGETIVLDGGSSDSGNVIVPSSSSSSTIVIKKEPPKGEIIVVDGGSSDVVVQMSSLSSTIVIKKEPPKVVVVKEESPIVIQVK